The window TAATGCAAATGGGTTACTCCAAAAGTGCAATGAACAATTAAGCTAACTTTCACCCACCATGCATTGATTAAGTTTTCATCAGAAAATGACCAATTACCACCATGGCTTTGGCACTTGAAAACAAAGAATCAAAGACAAATTCATTCTTACTTGGTCAATTCTAGCTAATTAAGAGAGCAGAATTGTGaactttgaattaaaaaatattctctTGTATAAACTTTTTGAGCCATTTTAGGTTCCCAAGTCACGCTCCCTAATTTATAACAATGTGTCTTTTGTCCATCAGCTGGCTTCCCACCAGAACGTGAAGGAGACAGCCTTGCCAATGGGAGTCCATTCACCGTAAACATTTGGTGTGCTCTCCACCTCAACGTTAGaaattctaataaattaaAGGTGCGTTTAGTATGCAATATTATAGACCACCGAACAGTTTCATAAGCACAAATTTACTGCACAATCTTATAAGAAAAGTAGGTGCATCTGGCAATCATAGTATATATGCAACTCTTGGCTAGCATTTCTTTATTGGATGGCCTGTCCAAGCCTTTTTTGTGGACTTTAACTTCTTCCTAAAAAGAATATCATCCATCCTTTCCTTCCCCAGAGAAAGTTTGGAGGGGTAATAACATTAATTCAAGCCAAACTGAGTGATATCCCGATCAAAAACTGATCATGCCATGTATTTgatttgatcaaaaactttGCATCTGTATTCTCTCAAATCATAAGAATGCAAGCAAAGACTAATGAAAAAGACGtacaaataaagaagaaagagaaaaggcgTGCGTGTCCTAATTAGTTATGTACATACCGTCTACCTTCACCATTTCTTGTTGTCTCTTTGCATGAACCGAGGAAAGATCACACTCAGAGGAAGTAAGGCCAGGCATTAGAGGCCAAAGATATATCGCCACCACAGTCCAAAGGTGGGGCGCCGATGTGTCCCACCATGGATCTTCCTAGTAAAATGTATGATCCAATTCAGCCcttaagcatgaaaattaatgCATTGTATACGTAATAAGACCAATGGAGAGtggtgagaaaaaaaatagtcaACCTTTCTCTATAGCAATGCAGCTAAAGGCTAAACGACAACGAAGTCAAGGTGGATTGAATCTAAATACGTAACAGAATCTTCGAGGATTAACTTTTCAATAAGTACATATGTCCTCTGGTGTGCTCTATAATGCATGTAATAAATAATACAAGACGGTGAGGTGGACATATACTAGAAGATTTGGATAGTATCTTATCTACATGTAACTTATATAGTTTAAAATACAATACACAACTTTGCTCTGGCTTAAACTTATCTATAAGAAGCTAACTTAACTTTCTAATGTTCATCTAACTTATCTATAATACGCCCTAGCAAGATTGAGGCGACAATGGAGACTCCAATCTTGGAATTAGTAGCTCATAGCGTGGCCTGGACAAAGATTTTGTAAGCATATCAACTAATTGGTACTTTGTGAAAATATGTTGCACTTGGAGCAGACCTTTAGAAACTCTACCTATGACAAACTGAAAGTTTAGAGatgtttttcattaattttggAATGCAGGACTAGATTAGCTGATAAAAACCTTGCTCCCATATTGTCAAAGCAAAGTAAAGGTGATTGTTACAAATTATTAATGTGCATCTCAgctaataaattttgaatccaAACCAACTCTGATGCAGTAGAAGCAAGAGGAGCAATTGATTTTTGTTCATTACATCCCCAAGCCACTGGATTTCCAGAGAAATAGATAATGTAAGTTGAAGTTATACGTATAACTATGATCAGTGTTATCTCCAACCAAGTCAGCATCTGAGCAAGCAATAAGAGACGGTGAGGAGTCAGGAGACATATGTAGCAGCAAACTATGATAAATTGTGCTTTTGATATATCTGAGAATTCTTTTTAACACCTTTGCAATGCAACTCGGTAAGCTTAtgcataaattgtgaaagtttATTCACGAAAAAAGCTATATCAGGTTTTGTTATGGAAAGATACTGAAGTACACCAATGACTCGCCTGTAAATTGTGGCATCAATTGGAGAACTTCCATCTTCAAGAACATGAGCATGAGATTGAAACATTGGAGTGGagattttccttgttttttttcttttggtccTTAATTTTTGCTTCCAACATCGATCTTGGTCTTTTGAAGTAAAtccaaaatatatttatgatgTGACAAGAGCAAGCCAGCCTTTGTTGGGACAACTTCCACTTTGAGACGATAGTGTGGTTTGCCTAACTCCTTAAGTGAAATCTAGTTGATAAATTTAAGCAACCACTTACTCTATAGCATGCTTATCATTCCCGGTTGAAAGTAGATCAACATAAACCAAGAAATACATAAGCACTCGACCATTGTTGTAgacaaaaagagaagaatatGATTTTGTTTGGACAAAGCCACTATCAACTGTAAAAAGTCCTTTACAAGTACAGTATATATAAGTatcagaaaacaaaaaattgctAGTAACTCACTAATAACTGAATGGAAGGAAAAACAGTATAAGATATTCCTACAATAACCGTCATTCTAAGTTTTGCTTATCTCAACAATTACAGTTTAATGAACCGTAACATCCTATATTAACAAACACAAAACCAAAGCTTTTAAGGTATTCAACAAGATCAAACAAAGGCTtacataaaaacattaaaacttTTCTAACTTCCTTCTCAAGCTCATCTACTTTTAGTATTTAAAAACACTAACTCTAAACAAATTCATCTCTAACATACTCCCCTCAAGATGAGTATGGATAATTAAAATACTCATCTTAAATGGCCCTGGTTGCAAAACAGGTCTACCAATTGAAGCTTTCTACCAACATAACAAGGCTTGATCAATCCTTCGATATTGAAGATctagcttttcttcttcctttgatTAAATAAGACTTTATTTAGATAAGTTAACTGAAATAGTTCGCTGTCCATTTCAAAGTTCCTACTTGATGTTTTAAATGCAAAACCCAAACCCTTAAAATATACTTTGCCCTCTCTTAATTCAAAATGCAGTGTTTCCCCTCTTAACCACTAACCATTCAATATTAATAGTCAAATAGTTAATACAagggaaattgtgagaaaatgACCTCATGATAAAGTGATTTCAGAAATAACCTCccatataaagttatctgTTTCTAGCCAAAAATAAGCATGagtagaccaaaatgcccttaaaaacATCGTTTCAAATAAATGCTCAGCTGTTTGAGCTATTTGCCTCCAAccagagagaaaatagaaaaaaataaaaataaatgcgCTCAGCTGTTTGAGCTCtgtcatctttctctctcaactctCTGAACTGTCTCAACTCTGGCAAGTCTCTATTGAGTACCATTGTCGTCAGCTCTCTCAGATCTTTGAACTGTATGAGCTCTATCAActctctgttgagcaccatcgtcatcGGGCTGTGGTCTATCTCTCAACATCTGGCCACATTATCGTAGATTAACAAACCCTAtagcagagatgacatcaaggtacctgttattgggtttatttATGCAACACActtaaatttctaaaacatttggtgtaaattagaagatggattagaaacattgcccagagttgttacacgccatgcatctatAACATGTGTTAGCGTTATTTTAGCATGTCATGGTTGTTCCTGGCATGTAGTGGGTTAACTAGTTTTTTGGGTTGTTAGCGTGTCGGCTATTCCTGGCGTGTTGTGGATAAACtggttttttgggtttttagcaTGTCACGGCTATTAGTGTAACGAGTCAGTAATTACAATGATTGGCGTGTCAcgacatttgacttgatatgcatggcgtgttacaacattttacattatatgcatggcgtgtaacaacatgactgaaaaattttgatcagGGCATGTATTGTGtaaaatgattgacaatatatatttttttttcaaaattttagtggggttccaattgtgtgacttgtgataagacacGGTGGTCAGTGGGTAGATGGCATTTCcaagggtggtgagtcacGAATGCGGGGGGTTAGGAGTGATTTGTCGTATGCAGGCTTGATGAAGCTGAttgaagatgttgttggggTAAACTCAGAAATTGACGAGATTGAGTTATATGCATTGATCAGTACACTCGAAGAGCTATCACGACTAATTATCAAGGACGATGAGaatgttgcattaattctgCTAGAACAGAGGAATGTTTTGGCTGTGTATGTCAGCATTAAGGGACGCCAAACAAATATTATGTCACATGAAGAAGTTGGACAACATGGTAATcagctcaatcaaaatgagatttacaatgcTTCACATACACCACAGCATTCGGTTCGGAAcccacaacaatggcaattgaaGTATGCACAAGAGTTTTTGTAGCGCGGTAAACAGACGACATTCACAGAACAGTTGGCTGCACAATTTCGATCAAGATGTGCATCAAACCAATTTCTTGCTTCTCTCGAACAAATGCAACGATTGGGTGAAATTGTAGAGTGCGTAATGCCATTGTCAAATTAGAATATGACACTTGAGGACAACAATGTGAGGTTGGAGGGTGAAACTGCGACGTTGAAGGATAATACTGCATTTgatgagggaaatgaggatttgttcATTGccggtgaagatagatttgatgaCACTTCAGATGATGGGCTTGAACAATGGCAAGATGATAGTTCAGACAATGACTGCCTTTATGACAGTGACATTccaatttgcaataatgttgaaggTGAAATGGAACCTATTTGAAGTGTTGATGTAAGAGATGTTCAGTGTAATGATAGTGATTAGGAAAGGGGAAATGTAAGGATATCTCATACGTGGGTAATTGCAGGTGCAGAGAGGTTCTCCTTCCAAATAATTACCACTGAGGAGTCAACATGTGCCGAAGATCGcttatacaaaggaagaatGCTTTCATCAAAGGCCGAgttgaaacgagctttgaacatgttggttataaaagagaagtttgcaataagagtaaaaaggtcatgtaaagctcgttatgaggttggttgcaaggacaaggcatgcaagttcagtgtgcgtgtgagaccttgaccccTATTGACCCATAACTAGcagtagacgcgataacacgaactaggggtaatttcgtcatttctccTAGTCAGCCCCagaaatttattttctaatgttattaaggtccaaGTAGGCTTAAGAAATGAATGGATGAGGATAAgataatgaagaagatagaaataccGATAACTTTCATGGTAgtggtaaaatggtcattttacatctcgggttgaaatttttaagttttcatgaactcgagtatttttaaacccttatggaccttgtctcaatgttaaagaagtaaaaagattgcataaaagcaatgggaaaaacaaaatgacataattaagggcattttggtaattttgctagaaatggataaacttaagccataaaaatctaagtttttaggatgttcttcaaatttccagcacttcttcttcttctctttcctctCCCACGTTCTctcaccccccccccccccatggaagcttgccttgaattttcatatatttcctTGTGTTAACCCcgatttttcatgttttgtgTACCCTTTCCCAAAGTTCTTTGTACTATTCTACTTTCTCACCataaaaaccctcaaaaacctttccttattacactctctcactagttggatgttctagagagagaaagtgagattttcatgatagtttgaaagcttttggaaaagtaattcaattacaaagctaccaaggtgagtagtgaaattgagttgattttttttaagttgttgagaatggctagtggctagatcggtgagtgttttgtagttgaggtggGTTATTCATTGTAATGTgactagaatagtgaaaatatatAGTCACTTGATGGTAGATGGAAGCTAGTTAAAAACAACTAGCAGAACATGATTTAGTGGATagcttttaaaaatataattatgcaaatcgggttggttgtgatgttgttgtgatgataggtcccaacgaggccccacagttccatttggaccattagtgGAGGTTGGAGTCtagtaaagattcaacaaataccggtgagtgaacttgcacaaaatgttttgggattaaGGCACATGTGGTTGATTGatacattttaattatttttctataaaatgcacgggaacaagcctttagtgAAATGTTTTTGGTGATGTGGAACATGATTGTGATGAATCTCTTTACCTTtatatgatgttgatgtgtaaataaaaatatatgatatgtattgTTAAGTAATTTTGTGTAATTGATGTAActgtgcatgtgcggagtgggtAGTGCATATGCCGGTTGAATGACGATGTTGTGACAACTACAACCGTGCATAtgcggagtgggcagtgcatATGCCGGTCGAATGACGATGTTGTGACACTTACAACTGTGCATGTGCagagtgggcagtgcacatgcaGGTAATGATGTGTGTGTGGGGAGTGCATGTTGGCTGAGGGAGGTGGTGGTAttcgtgtttatatatatatacatgcgTAGTAGAAACTTTATGAATATAGTATGTGAttgtaatgtatgtggaatcttgcatgttgaacagTGAAAGTTGTTAagtattttcaaattgatgTTTATTGTAGCAAGGAATTTGGCTAtagcgaaaatggattctcgctgcagccagaaactctcgggtggtggTGCAGTGCTATCACTTTGACAGTGATAAAGTGACAgcgattttgaccaccttccaaACAGAACTAGGGaaagtggtaaacattaaagtcgtagccctgcctcttcgctttctaatgacctaacaagcatgtcaattggacttctgtagtgggagatatgcttgaaaaacagaaacatatgcaaaccgAGAATACCTTTTGCTACAGCAAGAAATGTGCTGTCACGTTGCTACCTTGCTCaatttttgatataatttttcttcactCTTTTATCTTCATGATTGAGCATGGGTCTTTGCAACACTAAGAGTTTATTTACCAATATTCAAAACATGGGGTTTAGggaagaaattaaactaaactgcattgttttcaaaacaagtgcatcatgatttttaaatttttcttatcaattgcttgttcccttcctatgttcactcactgagttcaTACTCAcagttttcaacttcatattttcaaatcaggaggcagttggaacctaggtcAAGGTGTTCACGTGGACTCGTctctttggtaggtatctcggcattcaatagttGTACCTTTGCCAAGGTCGCTtcgttggaagtcgagtgtctttatgctatatatatagataaacgaaatgtaaaattttaagatacttgtcttagacaatatatatgtatatatatactttgaaTGGTAACGCCATTATGAGTTGGAGATGGTTAGCACCATTTTAgggtaatatatatatacatgcgaatatttgattatggtAGAATATCATTCAAGCACTTACAgttgagattatgaaatgtgactttaggaatACTCAATAGATTGATGAACaggttatataaataggcttgcttggactTAGTGGCTATGCTCATTGGGTCCATGTGTCGGTCACggctcgaaatttgggtcgtgacaatgcGTACAATGAAGTTACTTGATagaggagaatattggcaagttcAGACATTTGACAAAGTACACACCTGTACCGTTGATAGTTTGCAAGGGCGGTTTCCAACTACGAGTGCGAAGATGattggtgaacttatgtcacacaagCTTCGAGCTAATGGAGTAGCATTAAGACCTAAGGACATAATTTGTGAGATGAGAGCTTTGTGGGGATTGGAATGCTTGTATGGTAAGGCTTGGCAAGTGAAGGAGTATGCGGAGAGGCTTGTTTTCGGTCCACCAGAGgagtcatttcaactactaccctcgtatttttatatgttggaacaagaaaatcctGACACAGTGACTGTAGTGGCTACTAACGAGgaagaaagattcaaatattgtttttggttATACAGGGCTTGTATTCGGGGGTTTAGGGATGTAATGCGTCCTACGGTTGCAATTGATGCGACACATCTGAAAGGCAGGTTTAAGGGTGTTCTCTTTGTCACTGTATGCAAAGATGCGAACGAGTGCGTATATCCAGTTGCGTTTGGCATCGGCCATGTTGAGGACGAAGACTCGTGGATGTAGTTTCTTAGCAAGCTGCGTGATGTAGTTGGTTGTCATGAAAACactatgttcatttctgatTAGCATCTCAGcattaagaaagcaatccaaaatgcatacccAGAAGTGCAACATGGTTTATGCGGTTACcacttgaaaaaaaactttaaaaacaagttcaagcgcGACGATGTTTGTATGCTTTTTACCCTTGCTCGAGATTGCTATAAGGTGGCCGATTTCAACAAACATATGAACCAGCTACAGCAGATTCACCCAAGAGCCCACGTTGACTTTATGAGAATAGGGCCTGAGAAATGGGCACTTGCATGTTCACCGGTAAGGCGataccaaatgatgacatccaacattgcgAAATATGTTAACTCatgcttgaagcatgcaagacaaatgccGATCACTGTTTTGATCAAGTTCATCAGAGGCATGTTCCAGCGTTGGTTCCGTGACCGGTACGAGGAGGCCTTCAAGGTGACCACGCCCCTCAGCCCTTGGGTTGCTAGGCAGTTGAGCAAATGGTTTAATGATGCACATCACTTTGTAGTTAAGCCTATCAATCGAGTGGAGTTCAAAGTTAAAGACGAGAAGATGGACGGACTTGTAAACTTGTCCAAGAAGACAtgttcatgttgtgagttccaaacagatttactgccatgcagccatgccattgcagcaataaggtcagaatatctttatttcttatttgaaccataattgacatagcatttacattgtgcttgaagattgagtttattgtatttttcagTAAATGCGATTGTGAAGCCATTGAATTTTGCGCTGACTACTACAAGACAACCATTTTGGTGGAAGGTCATTTAGGATCCATTAGGTCGGTAGGGCATCctagtgagtgggacatccccTCTCATGTGAAATAAATTGTTGTCTTGCCCCACCTTGGCGAGGCCAAGCGGGAAGACCTAGGAGGATAAGGATTCCATCAACTAGTGAAGACAGTCGAGCATGGAGATGTTCGCAATGCAAGAGGTACAGGCATAATAGAAAGAACTACCCATCCCTATTTGCAGTTCCACCCATAAATCTGGCACCATCTCTAAGTCAATCGGTGCCTCTACGAGTGCGTCAACCCAAAGTATGTTCAAGTTGCAAACAAACCGATCACACACGCAACAACTGTCCAATACGAAGGACAATGTCTGAAAATGTAGGGTGTGTCGTGGATGAAGACAGCTTGTCTGCCTAACTAAATGTGTCTTAAAGTTGTAGTTGAATTGGTTTTGCTTTATGGATTTGTCTGCTCGGTCATTCTATGAGCCACTTTTAGTTACGGACTTTGTTGCTAAACATTTCAGGCAGATAAGCTTGTCAAGGCCTCTGTCTGATCAAGATCGTGTTAAAGTACATTCTTAAATTTCTTGTAAGAATGTTTTCTATTACAATCTCCATCAGACAGGAGCCTTGACAAGCTTAGctgcctgaaatgtttggcaaCAAATTCCGTAACTAAAGGTGGCTCATAGATGACCGAGGGAACAAATCCGTAAAGCAAAACCAATTTGACTACAATTTAAGAGATAAAGTCCCTATACTGTTACTCCATTTGTCACATTTTGTTACCACttgtattaaacaattaatgatttgatttaattcctttctatttcatttgatttaaccGTTTATGTTGTTACaatgaaattcttttttatttcatgaGTAATTAAATTTCGCCAATATCgattagtcgactaagagcattctgcctgcaagtcttgtggtgacacgctgaccTGTTGCAGTCTTGGCGGGTGACACGACAGGGGccaattgtggtgacacgctgagtgcaaGTAGACTTATAGCATGACACGCTGAGTTAATTCAAACTTATGGCGTGACATGGCTGACTTGGTGCAATATCGTCAAGTTACACACGACGGCCCAATTGTTATTACAGGCCGAGTGGAAGCAGATTTATAACGTCACACGCTGAGTATCTGTAGATTTTTGGTGTGACACAGCAAGGCCCAATTGTTCTCACATGCTGAGTGGAAGCAGATTTATGGGCTGACACGCTGAGTGTTAATGGATTTACGGCGTGACATGCTGACTTCTTGCAGATTTATGGGGTGACACGCTAAGTGCAAGCAGATGTATGCAAGAACACGTTGATTGGTAGCAGATTTATGGCGTCACACACTGACTTCTTGCGACTgtgtatcaaattaaatatattgtgtatacaaaagaaaaaaaattcttcgtataaaattaattgtgtataggaaaaaaattgtgtataaaatatattgtgtatacaaaaagaattaattttgtatacaatgaattgtataaaataaaaaattatgtataaaattaattgtataaaaaaaattctgtatacaaaaaaaaaatgtatagaCAAGGGTCGATATGTTCGGGGTTCGCTCTCACAgctgttgaaaaaaatttctaaagcgTATTGTCGACGCATTTTTGCAATCATATTCTGCTTAACTCCGATCTGTTCCGATTGCAAAATAACGTCCATGTACCCTATCATGAACATACCGCAGCTGACACTATCATTTTGCTGATACACTTTAGCTTTTGGCAAATGAATATCCAACGGCGTCGGCGTCAAATCTCGTCTCTTCCGACGTGCTGTGTTGAAATAACCGGCTTGGTGGCAGATGATTGGCATCATTGTCGTCAAGGGTGTCATCTAAGCCGCACGAACTCCGTTATCCTTAGCACCCGAAGTTCTTGCGGAGTCCATCACCTTGATCGTCCACCTCACCAAGTCGATCTTCGCAACCACCCAATGCCCTAGAACGTTGCAAGGCGTGAGGATGAAATCCacatcttcccatttttttgCCGTATATCAGCCTTTCACCCTCTACATACCTCGCAACTCATCTAGAATTTGCATTGTGCCCCGGGCATCTTCTATTGGAAATTTCATGTGTAACATATGGATGATGTCCTGTGAAACATGTAAACATTAGCTTACACCTCATGAAATCAAAAGCTTAgtatttataaaattgaacaattttcaaataaacataCGAAGAATATTGTGTCAACCACGCATGCACGGGTAGTGTACAGCTTCGACTTCGGCCCTGTCATCCGCTTGTTGAGTACGCTAAGGTATGCGTCGATATGTTCACTTGTCATTTCCTCATTGGGATCCTCTAAGGTTATGAAAAAATCAGCTCTTTGATCCCCTAAGATGCTGACATCACGCCTGCATAGGTAACGtaatgaatttcataagtcttggtggattaatgttttattaaaaaataatatttgcaaTGTTATTTATGAGCTTACCTTGCAGACTCgtctttcttgaaagcttCGTAAGCTTCTACAATTGTATCCTTCAGATCTCGACGGCTCACTAAGGGGTCGATGTACGGGCTTGCCATGTATTTGCTCGTCAATTTTAGCTATGCTCGCTCAGTTTGGTCTGAAATTTCTACTGCACCATGATGGATAGCAGATGACTCTGCTGACGATGACCGTGTCTCAACTGCATCAGGAGTGCTCTGATAAAGCACTATAGCTCCTGCTGTTGCCTCGACAAATGCATCGGTCAGAGGAAGATGTTCTCATTCAGCCACGACTGAGTCAGGGTCCCCCTCCCCTCCAGCAGATGCATCGATAATGGACTTGGGTAGAAGAACATGCTCTCTTTCAGCATCATCTGATTGAAGGGTAACATCCCTTGTCACAGCTTCATCGACGACATCATCGACATGAGTTACGTGCTCTCTGTCAACACTAAGAACGTCATCGTGAATGTGAACACCAGATTCATGATGCTGCCAATCATCAGCATCATCGTGCTCTAGACCAGCACCGTGAGATGAAGGACCGCCCTATAAAATGGGAAAAACTATTAGTTAGCTCATAAAATACCACAAaccataacaagtaaaatgttgtgacacgccatgcataataagcaaaatgttctaccacgccatgcataacaagttaaacgtTGTGATACGCCATGCAACACAAGCAAAATGTTCTGATATGCCATGCAACACAAGCAAAATGTTCTGATACGCCATGCAACACAAGCAAAATGTTTTAACACACCATGGATACCCTACAAAATGTTCTGACACGTCGTGCATAACCACCCAAAATGTTCTGACACGCCATAcataacaagttaaacgttgtgacacgccatgtatAACAAGTAAATTGTTTTGACAAGCCatacataacaagtaaaatgttgtcacaAGCTAACGCTGACACGCCAATAACTAACTATAATACAAATGTCCTGACCCGCTAATCACTAAAAACCAGTTAAACCACTACCACTTAACCCCAAAAACCATTAAACCAGCAAGAAAACACAGTCTAAACAATTGCTAAACGTAAACCACTAAAATACAAGTGAAGATATAATAACGTACTCGTGATTTAAGGCCGTCAAGAATCCAAGCAATGATATAGTCCTCAAGCGCCTTCATTGCTAGAGTCAATGATTGAATTGAAGCCTTCAGCTCCAACAACTCTTTTTCATGCTTGCACATGATCCGTCGAAGCTGACGGGTTGTGACTACTCCGTCATTGACTTTTCTCGACCGAGTCAACTgtaataacatatataattgtgttattcaataatcatatatggaattgttgaacattaaccgttacaactttaatatccttacaGGCAGCTCGTTAGAAGTTTGTGGTGGAGCCGGACCCATCGGTGCTTGAAGACCTGTCGTCGCTTCCGTAAATTGCAATAATAGAAATTACTATGTTACTCGATAAACAAATGTGAAAATGTAGAACACAAATAGTTAGAACCCATTTTACCGACCGAT is drawn from Theobroma cacao cultivar B97-61/B2 chromosome 4, Criollo_cocoa_genome_V2, whole genome shotgun sequence and contains these coding sequences:
- the LOC108661589 gene encoding uncharacterized protein LOC108661589: MKLLDRGEYWQVQTFDKVHTCTVDSLQGRFPTTSAKMIGELMSHKLRANGVALRPKDIICEMRALWGLECLYGKAWQVKEYAERLVFGPPEESFQLLPSDVMRPTVAIDATHLKGRFKGVLFVTVCKDANECHLSIKKAIQNAYPEVQHGLCGYHLKKNFKNKFKRDDVCMLFTLARDCYKVADFNKHMNQLQQIHPRAHVDFMRIGPEKWALACSPVRRYQMMTSNIAKYVNSCLKHARQMPITVLIKFIRGMFQRWFRDRYEEAFKVTTPLSPWVARQLSKWFNDAHHFVVKPINRVEFKVKDEKMDGLVNLSKKTCSCLNAIVKPLNFALTTTRQPFWWKVI